From a single Vicinamibacterales bacterium genomic region:
- the dnaK gene encoding molecular chaperone DnaK produces the protein MSKIIGIDLGTTNSVVAVMEGGEPTVITNPEGGRLTPSVVAFTKTGERPVGQVAKRQAVTNSENTIFSIKRFMGRRYNEVTEEMTMIPYKVAPGPNGDVRVKALGKDYSPPEISAMILQKLKQAAEQHLGQPVTEAVITVPAYFNDAQRQATKDAGQIAGLEVKRIVNEPTAAALAYGLDKKKDETIAVYDFGGGTFDISILEVGEGVVEVKATNGDTHLGGDNLDQRIIDWIISEFKKSDGIDLGKDRMALQRLREAAEKAKMELSTVTETDINLPFITADQAGPKHLTLKLSRSKFEQLVEDLIQRTVGPTKRALADASIDLSKIDEVVLVGGSTRIPRVQQVVRELFGKEPHRGVNPDEVVAVGAAVQAGVLAGEVKDLLLLDVTPLSLGIETLGGVMTTLIPRNTTIPTRKSEVFSTAADNQTQVEVHVLQGERQFARDNRTLGRFNLVGLPPAPRGLPQIEVTFDLDANGIVNVSAKDKGTGKEQRITITASSGLSKDDVDRMMREAESHAEEDKKRREATDTRNQADGLIYQIEKTLNENREKIPVGDISRIEAAIQTLKKVAEGEDLDAIRKAMDDLQKASHAMAEALYKQAQPGTAGGGEPGSGGGPGSGNGPTPGASASGGATGDVIDAEVVDDEKK, from the coding sequence ATGAGCAAAATCATTGGAATCGACTTGGGGACGACCAATTCGGTTGTGGCCGTCATGGAAGGTGGTGAGCCGACGGTCATCACCAATCCCGAAGGCGGGCGGCTGACGCCGTCGGTTGTGGCGTTCACGAAGACGGGCGAGCGGCCGGTCGGACAGGTTGCCAAGCGCCAGGCCGTGACCAACTCGGAAAACACCATCTTCTCGATCAAGCGGTTCATGGGACGCCGCTACAACGAGGTCACCGAGGAGATGACGATGATCCCCTACAAGGTGGCGCCGGGTCCGAACGGCGACGTGCGCGTCAAGGCGCTCGGCAAGGACTACTCGCCGCCGGAAATCTCCGCCATGATCCTCCAGAAGCTCAAGCAGGCAGCCGAGCAGCACCTCGGTCAGCCGGTCACCGAGGCGGTCATCACCGTCCCGGCGTACTTCAACGATGCCCAGCGCCAGGCCACCAAGGATGCCGGGCAGATCGCCGGCCTCGAGGTGAAACGAATCGTCAACGAGCCGACAGCGGCGGCGCTGGCGTACGGCCTCGACAAGAAGAAGGACGAGACGATTGCCGTCTACGATTTCGGCGGCGGCACGTTCGACATCTCGATCCTCGAAGTCGGCGAGGGCGTCGTCGAAGTGAAGGCGACCAACGGCGACACGCATCTCGGGGGTGACAACCTCGATCAGCGGATCATCGATTGGATCATCAGCGAGTTCAAGAAGAGCGACGGGATTGATCTCGGCAAGGACCGCATGGCGCTCCAGCGCCTCAGAGAGGCCGCCGAGAAGGCGAAGATGGAGCTGTCCACGGTGACCGAGACCGACATCAACCTGCCGTTCATCACGGCCGATCAGGCGGGCCCGAAGCACCTCACGCTCAAGCTGAGCCGTTCGAAGTTCGAGCAGTTGGTCGAAGACCTCATTCAGCGGACGGTCGGGCCGACCAAGCGGGCGTTGGCCGACGCGAGCATCGACCTGTCGAAGATCGACGAGGTCGTGCTGGTGGGCGGGTCCACGCGCATCCCGCGGGTGCAGCAGGTGGTTCGCGAGCTGTTCGGCAAGGAGCCGCACAGGGGTGTCAACCCGGACGAGGTCGTGGCCGTCGGCGCGGCGGTGCAGGCGGGCGTCCTGGCCGGGGAAGTGAAGGACCTGCTGCTGCTCGACGTCACTCCGCTGTCGCTCGGCATCGAGACGCTCGGTGGCGTGATGACGACGCTGATTCCGCGCAACACGACGATTCCGACGCGTAAGAGCGAGGTGTTCTCGACGGCCGCCGACAACCAGACGCAGGTCGAGGTTCATGTGCTGCAGGGCGAACGGCAGTTCGCTCGCGACAACCGCACGCTGGGCCGTTTCAATCTGGTCGGCCTGCCACCGGCGCCGCGGGGCCTGCCGCAGATCGAGGTGACCTTCGATCTCGACGCCAACGGCATCGTCAACGTCTCGGCGAAGGACAAGGGCACCGGGAAGGAACAGCGGATCACGATCACCGCCTCCAGCGGGCTGAGCAAGGACGATGTGGATCGGATGATGAGGGAGGCGGAATCACACGCCGAGGAAGACAAGAAGCGGCGCGAGGCCACCGACACGCGCAATCAGGCGGACGGGTTGATCTACCAGATCGAAAAGACGCTCAACGAGAATCGCGAGAAGATCCCGGTTGGCGATATCAGCCGGATCGAGGCAGCCATCCAGACGCTGAAGAAGGTCGCCGAAGGGGAAGACCTCGACGCGATCCGCAAGGCAATGGACGATCTGCAGAAGGCCTCGCACGCGATGGCCGAGGCACTCTACAAACAGGCACAACCGGGAACCGCCGGCGGTGGCGAGCCGGGCAGCGGCGGCGGGCCGGGCAGCGGCAACGGGCCGACGCCGGGTGCCTCCGCGAGTGGCGGCGCGACGGGCGATGTCATCGACGCCGAAGTGGTGGACGACGAGAAGAAGTAG
- a CDS encoding J domain-containing protein: MAMDLYQILGVARGAHVSDIRRAYRRLARRYHPGVNPGDREAQARYGQISLAFETLNDPERRRAYDAGAEAGPAAGETFSFGFEGFDFSVAVPSEHQASTFGDLFAGVLARAAGGSTGSGTPEAGADLHVAATVSFGEALRGTDCYVPMTRHVPCRTCTGTGALGVDPMVCSVCQGRGQVRSARGHMVFVKRCDTCQGRGQLSQVVCRTCHGQGVEARAESGPVRLPAGLSDGDQVRLAALGHCGRQGGRPGDLVITVHVTPHPLFRREGNDLHVVVPVAVHEAALGAKIEIPTVDGSVRLRVPPGTPSGQRLRVRARGAPSIRTGGRGDLIVEIRVVLPPLLDERSKELLREFGQINGENVRQGLWDSVNERVSANGDQEGR, from the coding sequence ATGGCGATGGACCTGTATCAGATTCTCGGGGTGGCGCGTGGCGCCCACGTCTCCGACATCCGCCGGGCGTACCGGCGCCTGGCGCGGAGATATCATCCGGGCGTCAATCCAGGTGACCGCGAGGCGCAGGCCCGCTACGGTCAGATTTCGCTCGCTTTCGAGACGTTGAACGACCCGGAGCGTCGTCGGGCGTATGATGCCGGCGCCGAGGCTGGTCCGGCGGCGGGTGAGACCTTTTCCTTCGGCTTCGAGGGGTTCGATTTCTCGGTCGCCGTGCCCTCGGAGCACCAGGCGTCCACCTTCGGTGATCTGTTTGCCGGCGTGCTGGCCCGCGCGGCCGGGGGCTCGACTGGCAGTGGAACGCCCGAGGCGGGTGCTGATCTGCACGTGGCCGCGACGGTGTCGTTCGGCGAGGCGCTGCGCGGCACGGACTGCTACGTGCCCATGACGCGCCACGTCCCGTGTCGGACGTGCACGGGAACCGGGGCGCTGGGCGTGGACCCGATGGTCTGCAGCGTGTGCCAGGGGCGGGGGCAGGTGCGTTCGGCACGCGGACACATGGTGTTCGTCAAACGCTGCGACACGTGCCAGGGGCGCGGGCAATTGTCCCAGGTCGTGTGCCGTACGTGTCACGGCCAGGGCGTCGAGGCCAGGGCCGAATCGGGTCCGGTTCGGCTGCCTGCGGGGTTGTCGGACGGTGACCAGGTGCGGCTCGCGGCGCTGGGACACTGCGGGCGCCAGGGCGGACGGCCCGGCGACCTCGTGATCACTGTTCACGTCACGCCGCACCCGCTGTTCCGCCGCGAGGGCAACGACCTGCACGTTGTCGTGCCCGTGGCGGTGCACGAGGCGGCGCTCGGGGCGAAGATCGAGATCCCGACGGTGGACGGTTCGGTGCGGCTGCGAGTCCCGCCCGGGACGCCGTCGGGACAACGCTTGCGAGTCAGAGCGCGCGGCGCGCCTTCGATCAGGACAGGTGGGCGCGGAGACCTGATTGTCGAGATTCGCGTCGTGTTGCCGCCACTGCTCGACGAACGGTCGAAGGAGTTGCTCCGGGAGTTCGGACAGATCAACGGTGAGAACGTGCGGCAGGGCCTGTGGGATTCGGTTAACGAGCGGGTGAGTGCCAATGGTGACCAAGAGGGCCGGTAA
- a CDS encoding helix-turn-helix transcriptional regulator has translation MVTKRAGKAYYMISAVAQKFNIHPQTLRLYEREGLLKPSRTEGNTRLYSDEDLEQLETILSLTRDLGVNLAGVEIILNMRRKIERMQHEVNEFMEYVKHELARGLDDWEQRLNTALVKSSPTDLVRASAPAPRPVPAGAASRPGGAVPAAVAAADGRPRGV, from the coding sequence ATGGTGACCAAGAGGGCCGGTAAGGCCTATTACATGATCAGCGCCGTGGCGCAGAAGTTCAATATCCACCCGCAGACCCTCCGATTGTACGAGCGCGAGGGGCTCCTGAAGCCTTCGCGCACCGAGGGAAACACGCGCCTCTATTCCGACGAGGATCTCGAGCAGCTCGAGACCATCCTGTCGCTCACACGGGATCTCGGTGTGAACCTGGCGGGCGTCGAGATCATCCTCAACATGCGGCGAAAGATCGAGCGGATGCAGCACGAGGTCAACGAGTTCATGGAGTACGTCAAGCACGAACTCGCGCGGGGCCTCGATGACTGGGAGCAGCGGCTGAACACCGCCCTGGTGAAGTCGTCGCCGACCGACCTCGTCAGGGCGTCGGCGCCAGCGCCCCGCCCCGTGCCGGCCGGCGCTGCGTCGAGGCCGGGTGGCGCGGTTCCGGCCGCGGTTGCGGCGGCCGACGGGCGTCCCCGCGGAGTATGA
- a CDS encoding RNA polymerase sigma factor RpoD/SigA, translating into MSPPRDDTSEAVTLQAYLQEIAKIPRLSPEEERELAVRITRSQDEEALKRLVETNLRFVVSYAKRYRGLGVSFLDLIHEGNLGLLEAARRFDAERHVKFITYAVWWIRQAIMHALSDQRRVFALPTKLSAVASRYGREVADLTARLDHVPSSEEIAEDLDISAAEAEALQYVSGTDVSLSDPVTHDEEDGRELGETLPQTSVPAAEVELLHEALLSQLKAALSELAPKERAVMELRFGLDGSDPKTLQEIGDRLGLSRERVRQIESRAKEKLRRGRRSDELRSHLN; encoded by the coding sequence GTGAGCCCGCCACGCGACGACACCTCCGAGGCCGTCACGCTTCAAGCGTATCTCCAGGAGATCGCCAAGATCCCCCGCCTGAGCCCGGAAGAGGAACGCGAACTGGCTGTTCGGATTACACGCAGCCAGGACGAAGAGGCGCTGAAGCGACTGGTCGAGACCAACCTCCGATTCGTCGTCTCCTACGCGAAGCGGTACCGCGGGCTGGGCGTGTCGTTCCTCGACCTGATCCACGAAGGGAATCTGGGCCTGCTCGAGGCCGCCAGGCGATTCGACGCCGAGCGGCACGTCAAGTTCATCACGTACGCCGTCTGGTGGATCCGGCAGGCGATCATGCACGCGCTGTCGGATCAGCGCCGCGTCTTCGCGTTGCCCACGAAGCTGTCGGCCGTGGCCAGCCGCTACGGCCGCGAAGTAGCCGACCTCACCGCCCGGCTCGACCACGTCCCGTCCTCGGAGGAAATCGCCGAGGACCTGGACATCTCGGCGGCCGAAGCCGAGGCGCTGCAGTACGTGTCGGGCACGGACGTCTCGCTCAGCGATCCGGTCACTCACGACGAGGAGGATGGCCGGGAGCTTGGTGAGACGCTGCCGCAGACGAGCGTGCCCGCGGCCGAGGTGGAACTGCTCCACGAAGCGCTGCTGTCGCAGCTCAAGGCCGCGCTGTCCGAGTTGGCGCCGAAGGAGCGCGCGGTGATGGAGCTCCGATTCGGTCTGGATGGATCGGATCCGAAGACGCTGCAGGAGATCGGCGACCGCCTCGGCTTGTCTCGCGAGCGGGTTCGGCAGATCGAATCCCGCGCGAAGGAGAAGCTGCGGCGTGGCCGCCGATCCGACGAACTCCGCTCGCATCTGAACTGA
- a CDS encoding ATP-binding protein has protein sequence MTTRLMNDARIPRRYQHCSLDNFVVYPNEKLQKAVAHARRFAEAFPVAAKGLFLIGPPGIGKSHLAVAVLKQVIATRGARGIFYDVRELLKLIRSTYNPVVRTTEIEVLRPVMEAELLVLDDIGAEKTSEWVEETMNLIVNTRYNERRLTIFTSNYGQEQDREDPDSLFVRVGFRMHSRLHEMCEFVDFMGADYRQLPPNGGPEDLLTLWKLQERPSGPSRRSASPVRAQLRKSDPKADVAWPGGKAGSGH, from the coding sequence ATGACGACGCGCTTGATGAACGACGCGCGGATCCCACGCCGGTATCAGCACTGCTCGCTCGACAATTTCGTCGTCTACCCCAACGAGAAGCTCCAGAAGGCCGTGGCCCACGCCCGCCGGTTCGCCGAGGCCTTTCCGGTGGCGGCCAAGGGACTGTTCCTGATAGGCCCGCCTGGAATCGGCAAGAGCCACCTCGCCGTGGCCGTGCTGAAGCAGGTGATTGCCACGCGCGGCGCTCGCGGCATCTTCTACGACGTTCGCGAGCTGCTCAAGCTGATTCGCAGCACCTACAACCCCGTGGTCCGCACGACCGAGATCGAAGTTCTGCGTCCGGTGATGGAGGCGGAACTCCTCGTGCTCGACGACATCGGAGCCGAGAAGACGTCGGAGTGGGTGGAGGAGACGATGAATCTCATCGTCAACACCCGGTACAACGAGCGGCGCCTGACGATCTTCACGTCGAACTACGGGCAGGAGCAAGACCGCGAAGACCCGGATTCGCTCTTCGTTCGTGTCGGCTTCAGGATGCACTCCCGCCTGCACGAGATGTGTGAGTTCGTCGACTTCATGGGGGCCGACTACCGGCAGCTTCCGCCCAACGGCGGCCCCGAAGATCTCCTCACCTTGTGGAAACTGCAGGAGCGGCCTTCCGGCCCGTCCCGGCGATCCGCAAGCCCCGTCCGTGCCCAGCTGCGCAAGTCGGACCCGAAGGCCGACGTCGCGTGGCCCGGGGGGAAGGCGGGGAGCGGGCACTGA
- the hemW gene encoding radical SAM family heme chaperone HemW has protein sequence MPPLGLYLHVPFCASICHYCDFNRGLLDPDLKRRYVSAMLREIHDAAASRDVDTMYFGGGTPSLLDPPEIAALVGACREAFRVDALAEVTLEANPDTVTIDRLAAYRAAGVNRLSLGVQSFLDVELQRLGRRHDAARARAAVTEARQAGFDNVSLDLMIGLPSQTFGDLDASLAELIARAPEHASIYLLELYPNAPLNEAIARAGWTPVPADDAADMYLHAMGRLDAAGYRQYEISNVAKPGRESRHNVKYWSDEEWLGFGPGAHSTTDHVRWNNVSSTTEYIRRLDEGRSPVAGRRILTPREQLEEALFMEIRLADGVQLERVRQRYGVDVWREWGARLAPFAESGLLEHDHVRLRLTRQGMLLANEIMSTFLEAGSTVK, from the coding sequence ATGCCTCCCCTCGGTCTCTACCTCCACGTTCCGTTCTGCGCGTCGATTTGCCATTACTGCGACTTCAATCGCGGGCTGCTCGATCCGGACCTGAAACGCCGCTATGTGTCGGCGATGCTTCGTGAGATCCACGACGCGGCGGCATCGCGCGACGTGGACACGATGTACTTCGGCGGGGGCACGCCCTCGCTGCTCGATCCTCCCGAGATCGCGGCGCTTGTGGGCGCGTGCCGTGAGGCTTTCCGAGTGGACGCGCTCGCCGAAGTGACGCTCGAAGCCAACCCGGATACGGTGACCATCGACCGGCTGGCCGCATACCGCGCGGCCGGTGTGAACCGCCTCAGCTTGGGAGTCCAGTCCTTCCTCGACGTGGAGCTGCAGCGTCTGGGGCGCCGCCACGACGCGGCGCGCGCCCGCGCCGCGGTGACCGAAGCGCGGCAGGCCGGATTCGACAACGTCAGCCTCGACCTCATGATCGGGCTGCCGTCACAGACGTTCGGCGATCTCGACGCGTCGCTGGCCGAGCTGATCGCTCGGGCGCCGGAGCACGCGTCGATCTATCTCCTCGAACTCTATCCGAACGCACCGCTCAACGAGGCGATAGCCCGCGCCGGCTGGACGCCGGTTCCGGCGGACGACGCGGCGGACATGTACCTGCACGCGATGGGCCGGCTCGACGCGGCCGGGTATCGTCAATACGAAATATCGAACGTGGCAAAGCCTGGCCGCGAGTCGCGCCACAACGTCAAATACTGGAGCGATGAGGAGTGGCTCGGCTTCGGTCCGGGTGCCCACTCGACAACGGACCACGTGCGATGGAACAATGTGTCGTCCACGACCGAGTACATCCGACGTCTCGACGAGGGCCGCTCCCCGGTAGCCGGTCGGCGCATACTCACACCCCGTGAACAGCTCGAAGAAGCGTTGTTCATGGAAATCCGATTGGCGGATGGCGTGCAACTGGAGCGTGTCCGGCAAAGGTACGGAGTGGACGTGTGGCGAGAGTGGGGCGCGCGGCTGGCGCCGTTCGCCGAATCCGGCCTGCTGGAGCACGATCACGTGCGGCTCCGGCTGACCCGGCAGGGGATGCTGCTGGCCAACGAGATAATGAGCACTTTTCTCGAAGCCGGCAGTACGGTAAAGTAA
- a CDS encoding response regulator — protein sequence MRVLIADDDRLTRMLLGRILATELGCTVTDAADGVEALNALSSGQFDLLVLDLQMPVMDGFETLRAIRASADFRATPVIVLTADRSEETVRLVAGFHVLDYLTKPLNSERLLDRFGRVLKSLGAAPVAPGPAAPVNRPLIDPCATMLIVDGHAEFRAMFVETIGRSRTVMEAESGVRGLRDIVEHQPGAVFIGTDLGVLNETLLVRKLRSLPAVKGVRLVAIVSGPEARAECGDLYDASISRTLLPNVLEEELESLSRVGMSAGAAAA from the coding sequence ATGAGAGTGCTGATTGCCGACGATGATCGCCTCACCCGGATGCTGCTCGGCCGGATCCTGGCGACGGAACTGGGATGTACCGTCACCGATGCCGCCGACGGCGTGGAAGCGCTGAACGCCCTGTCCAGCGGTCAGTTCGACCTCCTGGTTCTCGACCTTCAGATGCCCGTGATGGACGGTTTCGAGACCCTGCGCGCCATCAGGGCGTCGGCCGATTTCCGCGCAACCCCGGTCATCGTGCTGACGGCCGATCGCAGCGAGGAGACCGTCCGGCTGGTCGCCGGCTTCCACGTGCTCGACTACCTCACCAAGCCGCTGAACAGCGAGCGCCTGCTGGATCGATTCGGCCGCGTCCTGAAATCGCTCGGCGCGGCGCCGGTGGCACCGGGGCCCGCGGCGCCAGTGAACCGCCCGCTGATTGACCCGTGCGCCACCATGCTCATCGTGGATGGCCATGCGGAGTTCCGCGCGATGTTCGTCGAGACGATCGGTCGCAGCCGGACCGTGATGGAGGCCGAGAGCGGCGTGCGGGGCTTGCGTGACATCGTCGAGCATCAGCCGGGGGCGGTGTTCATCGGAACCGATCTCGGGGTACTGAACGAAACGCTGCTGGTGCGGAAGCTCCGTTCGTTGCCGGCAGTCAAGGGTGTTCGGCTCGTCGCGATCGTGTCGGGCCCGGAGGCACGCGCAGAGTGCGGAGATCTCTACGACGCCTCCATTTCGCGGACGTTGCTCCCCAACGTGCTCGAGGAGGAGCTCGAGTCCCTGAGTCGTGTGGGGATGTCAGCGGGCGCGGCGGCTGCATAG
- a CDS encoding response regulator, whose protein sequence is MNVLVVDDDRTTRFLLKRALTKRFGCVVTEAGDGNEALDALARGRFHLAILDVQMPIADGLQCLRTLRETPEYSALPVVMLTGERDEGVIREILELGVLEYMTKPLNMPRLAERIRRVLRCIGSDREEPPIDGDLLSRALLDATSPVLIVDGRTAFRTFFVETVGVRRPVIQAETGLRGLRDCVFAKPAAVFVGSDLGVLNERLLVKKIRTSTALRHLPIIALAENEEDADARLVLYDGTIIRTMVPDVLLKQIVDLSRNSSGPLSSATGLHPGLRATLILIAEQVLGSMLSTDVLLRDVPGPTAVERVVATAHGSWSGRPGVSLALAYDLATGRRVAGNLFGIDARMVRDETVDSAAQEAIAMISARLQATFVGSGLAVEFGEATTSRTVLTLPAEIVARDINMYFQSAAADLEFWLMLKPSASDN, encoded by the coding sequence ATGAACGTTCTTGTCGTCGACGACGACCGGACGACGCGGTTTCTCCTGAAACGCGCGTTGACCAAGCGCTTTGGATGTGTCGTCACCGAGGCGGGTGACGGCAACGAAGCGCTCGACGCCCTTGCGCGCGGCCGCTTCCACTTGGCGATTCTCGACGTTCAGATGCCCATCGCCGACGGCCTGCAGTGCTTGCGCACGCTTCGCGAAACTCCCGAGTACTCCGCGCTGCCGGTCGTCATGCTGACCGGCGAGCGCGACGAAGGCGTAATCCGGGAAATCCTCGAACTCGGCGTCCTCGAGTACATGACCAAGCCGCTGAACATGCCGCGGCTGGCCGAACGCATCCGGCGGGTGTTGCGGTGCATCGGCTCGGACCGGGAGGAGCCGCCGATTGACGGCGACCTGTTGTCACGCGCGCTCCTCGACGCCACCTCGCCGGTGCTGATCGTGGACGGGCGCACCGCTTTCCGAACCTTCTTCGTGGAGACGGTCGGTGTGCGCCGCCCGGTCATCCAGGCGGAGACCGGCCTGCGGGGGCTGCGCGACTGCGTCTTCGCGAAACCGGCGGCCGTCTTCGTCGGCTCCGACCTCGGCGTGCTGAACGAGCGCCTGCTCGTGAAGAAGATCCGCACGTCGACGGCCCTGCGTCATCTGCCGATCATCGCGCTGGCCGAGAACGAGGAGGATGCCGACGCGCGGCTGGTCCTCTACGATGGCACGATCATCCGGACGATGGTGCCCGACGTGCTGCTGAAGCAGATCGTGGATCTGTCGCGAAACAGCAGCGGGCCGCTGAGCAGTGCGACGGGACTGCACCCAGGGCTTCGCGCCACGTTGATTCTGATTGCCGAGCAGGTCCTCGGCTCGATGCTCTCGACCGACGTGCTGCTGCGGGACGTGCCAGGTCCGACAGCCGTCGAGCGAGTCGTCGCGACGGCCCACGGCTCGTGGTCGGGCCGTCCGGGCGTCTCGCTGGCCCTTGCCTACGACCTGGCGACCGGTCGCCGCGTAGCGGGGAACCTCTTCGGCATCGACGCACGGATGGTGCGTGACGAAACCGTGGACTCCGCGGCGCAGGAGGCGATCGCGATGATCAGCGCCCGGTTGCAGGCCACATTCGTGGGAAGCGGCCTGGCCGTCGAGTTCGGTGAGGCCACGACATCGCGCACCGTGTTGACGCTCCCCGCCGAGATCGTCGCGCGAGACATCAACATGTACTTCCAGTCAGCCGCCGCCGACCTCGAGTTCTGGCTGATGCTGAAGCCATCCGCCTCGGACAACTAG